TACATGGAAAAACAAATTGTGATTTTAATCACAATTTGTTTTAAGACAAGTTTAATTTTAAATGGTAAGCATTTTTACAATTTAAAGTTTTAGGGGATTTAAAAATTGTTTATTGAAAAAATATTACAAAACAATAAAGAGCTTTTAAAAGACATTCAAAAGTCTGGATGTTATTTTTTATCTTTGCACTATTGGATATTTATTTTGACAGGGTTTGATTTTAAAGCAAAAGACGTTAATTTAAATTATCAACGGTTTTTAGAATTGGGCTACATTAGAAATGATTGCTATATTTTAAATCCATGCAAAATTCTTAGTTATTATAAAATATTTTCTAAGGTCAGATATGAAAGCCCGTTTTATTTGCCCGTAGCCGGCAAAGAGTTTGAAATAACAGAGATTAAGTTAAAAGATCAAGCTTTTGTTCATTTTGTTGCAATGGATAACAATAAGGTGCTTTATGATAGTCTTGATTTAAAGTCTAAAGGAAAGAAATTTGAAATAATATCAAAAAGAATATTTAATTATTTTATTAAAAAAGGATAATGTTTGCCAATTGCATTGGCCTAATAAGGCCAAACAACTTGATTTCAGGTTGCTTGGCCCATTGTTTTAATTGAGTATGAAAATAGTGCTTATTTTTTAGCAGGAGTACTGGGAGAACTAGCAGCAGTCTCTTTTTTCTCCAGGGCGGCTACATTTTTTTTATTAACGTTTTTTAATTTTTCTTCCATTTTGTTTGCAATTTCAATTACTCTTTCAGCTGTAGTTGGAGGATTTTCTACAATGCCCGCTGATACAGTTTTTGTCATTTCCCCTACTCCAATTTTTTCTAGTGGTTCTGAGACATCAAGCATTAAATCATACATTGCTGAGAATGCACCACTACTTCCGCTCTCTTTAAGTTTTTCGGCTTCTTCTTTTATTGCTGTTACAAATTTTAATGCCGCATCAGTAGCTCGT
This portion of the Borreliella spielmanii genome encodes:
- a CDS encoding DUF261 domain-containing protein gives rise to the protein MFIEKILQNNKELLKDIQKSGCYFLSLHYWIFILTGFDFKAKDVNLNYQRFLELGYIRNDCYILNPCKILSYYKIFSKVRYESPFYLPVAGKEFEITEIKLKDQAFVHFVAMDNNKVLYDSLDLKSKGKKFEIISKRIFNYFIKKG
- the dbpA gene encoding decorin-binding protein DbpA; the protein is MNKCTKNLLKLSLLASLLVACGLTGETKIRLESSAKEIKDEINKLKQEAIGEGVNFSAFTDKATGSGVAGSQFIFKAKIRATDAALKFVTAIKEEAEKLKESGSSGAFSAMYDLMLDVSEPLEKIGVGEMTKTVSAGIVENPPTTAERVIEIANKMEEKLKNVNKKNVAALEKKETAASSPSTPAKK